The proteins below are encoded in one region of Gambusia affinis linkage group LG07, SWU_Gaff_1.0, whole genome shotgun sequence:
- the pmepa1 gene encoding protein TMEPAI isoform X2, whose amino-acid sequence MQPPSGSHSHENCVQMQHCAQLEFVQILVIVVFMMVMVVVITCLLNHYRLSARSLLSRHSPARRRHLPLANDGSLWSSESTGTSSGLNEHQVYNPRPPDRGALSYLQRDPQPSQPQPLLQSQRFQQTYGPSRFQPTYPYLPQSLIDLPPTISLSDGEEPPPYQGPCTLQLRDPEQQMELNRESVRPPPNRTVFDSHALDPSHSCLQARLQAPPPSVHSGISVLEAQEALSRQQKQNSQVEGTPPTYSEAIGHFYHPATLASTQSHRTVSSLQGAPSSLIHGLLRPLPKQQGSVENRNTRNTKEKSQKPEQV is encoded by the exons ATGCAACCACCGTCAGGGAGTCACAGCCATGAAAACTGTGTTCAGATGCAGCACTGTG CCCAGCTGGAGTTCGTCCAGATCTTGGTGATCGTGGTGTTCATGATGGTCATGGTGGTGGTCATCACCTGTCTGCTCAACCACTACCGCCTGTCTGCGCGCTCCCTGCTCTCCAGGCACTCCCCCGCCCGCAGGAGACACCTGCCGCTGGCCAAT GACGGAAGCCTGTGGTCGTCTGAGAGCACTGGGACCAGCAGTGGTCTGAACGAG CACCAGGTGTACAACCCGCGGCCCCCGGACAGAGGAGCCCTGTCGTACCTGCAGCGCGACCCGCAGCCCAGCCAGCCGCAGCCTCTGCTTCAATCACAGCGCTTCCAGCAGACGTACGGCCCGAGTCGCTTCCAGCCGACGTACCCCTACCTGCCCCAGAGCCTCATCGACCTCCCGCCCACCATCTCCCTCTCAGACGGCGAGGAGCCGCCTCCGTACCAGGGGCCCTGCACTCTGCAGCTGAGGGACCCTGAACAGCAGATGGAGCTGAACCGCGAGTCGGTTCGCCCTCCGCCCAACAGAACAGTGTTTGACTCCCACGCCCTGGACCCCTCCCACTCCTGCCTGCAGGCCAG GCTGCAGGCTCCGCCCCCTAGCGTCCATTCAGGTATTAGTGTGCTGGAGGCCCAAGAGGCTTTGTCCcggcagcagaaacagaactcTCAAGTCGAGGGAACTCCCCCGACTTACAGCGAAGCCATCGGGCACTTTTACCACCCAGCAACACTCGCCTCCACTCAGAGCCATCGGACTGTATCGTCCCTGCAGGGGGCGCCGTCCTCCCTCATACACGGCCTGCTCAGACCTCTGCCCAAGCAGCAAGGAAGTGTGGAAAACAGGAACACAAGGAACACAAAGGAGAAATCCCAGAAGCCGGAACAGGTGTGA
- the pmepa1 gene encoding protein TMEPAI isoform X1, which produces MLNLMGVLNATAPNVSCTCNCKPYTSIQNMEITQLEFVQILVIVVFMMVMVVVITCLLNHYRLSARSLLSRHSPARRRHLPLANDGSLWSSESTGTSSGLNEHQVYNPRPPDRGALSYLQRDPQPSQPQPLLQSQRFQQTYGPSRFQPTYPYLPQSLIDLPPTISLSDGEEPPPYQGPCTLQLRDPEQQMELNRESVRPPPNRTVFDSHALDPSHSCLQARLQAPPPSVHSGISVLEAQEALSRQQKQNSQVEGTPPTYSEAIGHFYHPATLASTQSHRTVSSLQGAPSSLIHGLLRPLPKQQGSVENRNTRNTKEKSQKPEQV; this is translated from the exons ATGTTGAACTTGATGGGTGTTTTAAACGCCACCGCCCCCAATGTCTCCTGTACTTGCAACTGTAAGCCCTACACCTCCATCCAGAACATGGAAATCA CCCAGCTGGAGTTCGTCCAGATCTTGGTGATCGTGGTGTTCATGATGGTCATGGTGGTGGTCATCACCTGTCTGCTCAACCACTACCGCCTGTCTGCGCGCTCCCTGCTCTCCAGGCACTCCCCCGCCCGCAGGAGACACCTGCCGCTGGCCAAT GACGGAAGCCTGTGGTCGTCTGAGAGCACTGGGACCAGCAGTGGTCTGAACGAG CACCAGGTGTACAACCCGCGGCCCCCGGACAGAGGAGCCCTGTCGTACCTGCAGCGCGACCCGCAGCCCAGCCAGCCGCAGCCTCTGCTTCAATCACAGCGCTTCCAGCAGACGTACGGCCCGAGTCGCTTCCAGCCGACGTACCCCTACCTGCCCCAGAGCCTCATCGACCTCCCGCCCACCATCTCCCTCTCAGACGGCGAGGAGCCGCCTCCGTACCAGGGGCCCTGCACTCTGCAGCTGAGGGACCCTGAACAGCAGATGGAGCTGAACCGCGAGTCGGTTCGCCCTCCGCCCAACAGAACAGTGTTTGACTCCCACGCCCTGGACCCCTCCCACTCCTGCCTGCAGGCCAG GCTGCAGGCTCCGCCCCCTAGCGTCCATTCAGGTATTAGTGTGCTGGAGGCCCAAGAGGCTTTGTCCcggcagcagaaacagaactcTCAAGTCGAGGGAACTCCCCCGACTTACAGCGAAGCCATCGGGCACTTTTACCACCCAGCAACACTCGCCTCCACTCAGAGCCATCGGACTGTATCGTCCCTGCAGGGGGCGCCGTCCTCCCTCATACACGGCCTGCTCAGACCTCTGCCCAAGCAGCAAGGAAGTGTGGAAAACAGGAACACAAGGAACACAAAGGAGAAATCCCAGAAGCCGGAACAGGTGTGA